One region of Acidobacteriota bacterium genomic DNA includes:
- a CDS encoding glycerol-3-phosphate dehydrogenase/oxidase, whose protein sequence is MQRDLAALTAREFDLLVVGGGVYGAFAFWDATLRGLSAALIDRGDIGSGTSFNSAKTIHSGVRVLQSGNLVLLRRFARERRALMRIAPHLVRPLPFVLPAGGGITGHRLLLRAYFALSDRLTRGMNDGGPEDPASRLPPSRLLSRDECLRLNPLIDPGRVAGGIEWFDGQMRNGDRLHFSAVASAVERGAVAANYVEADGALRRGEDVAGVHVIDRLTGDRFEIRARVVLNAAGPWAPGLNGRLADGASGALHPRLSKAMNLVIGSPLRGTHAVAGSARGRLFFVAPWREVAIVGTSHDRHAGGPGALALERTEIDRFIDDVREAFPALPLRIDDVRLVHRGLLPAAPGGDGLQLATASAVIDHRRDAIHGLVSLLGVRYTTARETAERAVDAVVDQVGRTVEPCRTATTPLAGGDIPDVDAFVRDAAAEGEGAEPAELRRRLARTYGTRYEALAAELSASPEARAPLSPTCAVTVGEVRHAVREEMALRLSDVLLRRTEAGSAGDPGDEAVAAAARVMAGELAWTPAQVEREVTDLRRVYQLPD, encoded by the coding sequence CGGCGGCGTTGATCGATCGGGGCGACATCGGTTCCGGCACTTCGTTCAACAGCGCGAAGACGATACATAGCGGCGTCCGCGTGCTGCAGAGCGGCAACCTGGTCCTGCTGCGCCGGTTCGCGCGCGAGCGGCGCGCGCTGATGCGAATCGCTCCGCATCTTGTCCGGCCGCTCCCCTTCGTGCTGCCCGCCGGCGGCGGGATTACCGGGCACCGCCTGCTGCTCCGCGCCTACTTCGCGCTCAGCGATCGGCTGACGCGCGGGATGAACGACGGCGGCCCCGAAGATCCGGCCTCGCGCCTCCCTCCGAGCCGCCTGCTGTCGCGCGACGAGTGTCTCCGGCTCAATCCGCTGATCGATCCGGGCCGCGTTGCCGGAGGAATCGAGTGGTTCGACGGCCAGATGCGCAACGGTGACAGGCTGCATTTCTCGGCCGTTGCCTCCGCCGTGGAGCGGGGCGCCGTGGCGGCGAACTACGTCGAGGCGGACGGTGCGCTGAGGCGCGGGGAAGACGTTGCCGGCGTGCACGTCATCGATCGCCTGACCGGCGACCGGTTCGAAATCCGCGCTCGCGTTGTGCTCAACGCGGCCGGGCCGTGGGCGCCTGGCCTCAATGGCCGTCTGGCCGACGGCGCATCCGGCGCGCTGCATCCGCGGCTGTCGAAAGCGATGAATCTGGTGATTGGCTCGCCGCTCCGGGGGACGCATGCCGTGGCCGGATCCGCGCGCGGCCGGTTGTTCTTCGTGGCGCCGTGGCGGGAAGTCGCCATAGTCGGGACCAGCCATGACCGGCACGCTGGCGGTCCCGGCGCGCTGGCGCTCGAACGGACGGAGATTGACCGGTTCATCGACGACGTGCGCGAAGCCTTCCCGGCGCTGCCCCTCCGGATCGATGACGTTCGCCTGGTGCACCGCGGCCTGTTGCCGGCGGCGCCCGGCGGGGATGGCTTGCAACTGGCGACGGCAAGTGCGGTGATCGATCACCGTCGGGACGCCATTCACGGGCTGGTCAGCCTGCTCGGCGTCCGGTACACCACGGCGCGCGAGACGGCCGAACGGGCGGTCGACGCGGTCGTCGATCAGGTGGGTCGCACCGTCGAACCCTGCCGCACGGCGACGACCCCGCTCGCCGGCGGCGACATTCCGGACGTCGACGCGTTCGTGCGCGACGCCGCCGCGGAGGGGGAGGGCGCGGAGCCGGCCGAACTGCGCCGCCGCCTGGCGCGCACGTATGGCACGCGCTACGAAGCACTGGCGGCGGAGTTGTCGGCATCGCCGGAGGCGCGTGCGCCGCTCAGTCCCACGTGCGCCGTCACCGTCGGCGAGGTGCGTCACGCCGTCCGCGAGGAGATGGCGTTGCGGCTCTCGGATGTCCTGCTGCGGAGGACGGAAGCGGGATCGGCGGGCGATCCGGGAGACGAGGCGGTCGCGGCCGCCGCGCGAGTCATGGCTGGCGAGCTGGCGTGGACTCCGGCGCAGGTGGAGCGCGAAGTCACGGACCTGCGTCGCGTCTATCAGCTTCCCGACTGA